One segment of Gilliamella sp. ESL0441 DNA contains the following:
- a CDS encoding ABC transporter ATP-binding protein, with protein MSALLQVEQVSKSFLQPHQGLFSRKKNKVIKDVSFSLKQGECLGIIGESGSGKSTLGKLILGLEKPDTGKILFNGQDIAKRAWKCSSQRRNISAVFQDYNASVNPYFTAANIIAEPLDIYEKLSSTARKKRIDQLLEQVGLDHSFCQRFAHEMSGGQLQRICIARAIACHPQFILFDEAVSSLDISVQTQILSLLADLQKQLNLTSIFITHDLTTITYLCNRVMFFYQGRIVEQVDDIAQLSNVRHDYSKQLLDSILGF; from the coding sequence ATGTCTGCATTATTGCAAGTTGAACAGGTAAGCAAATCCTTTTTACAACCTCATCAAGGTCTGTTTAGTCGCAAGAAGAACAAGGTCATTAAAGATGTTTCTTTCTCGTTAAAACAGGGCGAATGTCTGGGTATTATTGGTGAAAGTGGCAGTGGCAAAAGCACACTTGGAAAGCTTATTTTAGGTTTAGAAAAACCCGATACGGGTAAGATCCTATTTAACGGGCAAGATATTGCGAAACGAGCATGGAAATGCTCATCACAGCGACGTAATATTAGCGCTGTGTTTCAAGATTATAATGCTTCGGTGAATCCTTATTTTACGGCTGCTAATATTATTGCTGAACCCCTTGATATTTACGAAAAGTTATCATCGACAGCACGAAAAAAACGAATAGATCAATTATTGGAACAAGTTGGATTAGATCATTCATTCTGTCAGCGGTTTGCTCATGAAATGAGTGGCGGTCAATTGCAACGAATTTGCATAGCCAGAGCGATTGCCTGTCATCCGCAATTTATTTTGTTTGATGAAGCAGTCAGTTCGTTAGATATTTCTGTTCAAACGCAGATTTTATCGTTATTGGCAGATTTGCAAAAACAGTTAAATTTAACCAGTATTTTTATTACTCATGATTTAACCACGATTACGTATTTGTGTAATCGAGTGATGTTTTTTTATCAAGGAAGAATTGTAGAACAGGTTGACGATATTGCCCAATTGAGTAATGTCCGTCATGATTATTCCAAACAGCTTCTTGACTCTATATTAGGTTTTTAA
- a CDS encoding SDR family NAD(P)-dependent oxidoreductase, which produces MNKGNKTVIVTGASSGIGFAIAKAYLERGFNVVANGRDKARLEQAAIKLGEPDNLLLVAGDIAKPQTAELLFSHAIARFGKVDILVNNAGIFISKPAVEYTQDDLNTLIDTNLKGFFYPAQTAAKHMIANQSGHIINITAAIAMQPNLTVPALLPIMIKGGINSAIKGLALELASSHVMVNGIAPGIIETPMHPTDPQVQAVLKSMAPVNRIGQVQDIINAVMYLTDSNFVTGTIMVVDGGSTAGKW; this is translated from the coding sequence ATGAATAAAGGAAACAAAACCGTTATTGTGACGGGTGCTTCAAGTGGAATTGGTTTTGCGATAGCGAAAGCCTATCTTGAGCGAGGTTTCAATGTCGTTGCCAATGGTCGAGATAAAGCTCGTTTAGAACAAGCAGCGATTAAATTAGGCGAACCTGATAATTTATTACTTGTAGCTGGGGACATTGCTAAGCCGCAAACGGCAGAATTGCTTTTTTCACACGCTATTGCGAGATTTGGTAAAGTCGATATTTTAGTGAATAATGCAGGCATATTTATATCTAAACCCGCCGTTGAGTATACACAAGATGATCTAAACACCCTAATTGATACCAACCTTAAAGGGTTTTTCTACCCTGCTCAGACAGCTGCTAAACATATGATAGCCAATCAGTCAGGGCATATCATTAATATTACTGCTGCCATTGCTATGCAACCTAATTTGACTGTACCAGCTTTATTACCAATTATGATCAAAGGCGGTATTAATAGTGCCATTAAAGGTTTAGCATTAGAATTAGCATCAAGCCATGTTATGGTTAACGGTATTGCACCTGGCATTATTGAGACCCCAATGCATCCTACCGATCCCCAAGTTCAAGCAGTGTTAAAATCTATGGCTCCTGTCAATCGGATTGGACAGGTTCAAGATATTATCAATGCCGTCATGTATTTAACGGATTCTAATTTTGTTACCGGTACAATTATGGTCGTTGACGGTGGCTCAACAGCAGGCAAATGGTAG
- a CDS encoding MATE family efflux transporter, which produces MTTQSAVNKRYRFNDYLALVIPFIISTITTPLLGVVDTALVGHLPNPAFIAGIAVGAVIFNTIYWLFGFLRVSTTGFAAQALDDPLLLRSSLIRPLFIAIVLGILFIVFQQFIFGASMQIIKPNEEVRHYADIYFSILIWGAPFVLINYVLVGWLMGMSKIKAVLFLQVLINLLNIIMAVIFVWGFHWDIQGVAFATLSAQVICTLLGIGFIGRYLPQSQQKTDLKSILSWQSLKGVILVNTNLMIRTICLLVVTNHFISIGSSFSTEVLAANAVLFQIHYLMAYLFDGFANASSVFSGKAKGTQNMALYQQTLRWSLQACVICPVILIAIWFAFDTTIIRLLTNQNDIINLCLQYHYWLVIFPVVVAGGLIYYGVFSGISYTSSIRDSMILALLLWLIAQSIFVPIWGNNGLWFSYILFSLGRTLFLVIWINRSKQYLMR; this is translated from the coding sequence ATGACAACACAATCCGCCGTTAATAAACGTTATCGCTTTAACGATTATTTAGCATTGGTTATCCCTTTTATTATTTCAACTATCACAACCCCATTATTGGGCGTGGTTGATACTGCGTTGGTCGGTCATCTACCCAATCCTGCTTTTATTGCTGGCATTGCCGTTGGTGCGGTGATCTTTAATACCATTTATTGGTTATTTGGTTTTTTACGTGTGAGTACCACCGGATTTGCGGCACAAGCATTAGATGATCCTCTATTACTGCGTTCTTCGTTAATTCGCCCCCTGTTTATTGCGATTGTTTTAGGCATTTTATTTATTGTTTTTCAGCAATTTATTTTTGGTGCTTCAATGCAAATCATCAAACCTAATGAAGAAGTTAGGCATTATGCAGATATCTATTTTTCGATCCTAATTTGGGGAGCTCCGTTTGTACTGATTAACTATGTGCTGGTTGGTTGGTTAATGGGGATGTCCAAAATAAAAGCCGTGCTGTTTTTGCAAGTGTTGATTAATTTACTCAATATTATTATGGCGGTCATTTTTGTTTGGGGCTTTCATTGGGATATTCAAGGCGTGGCATTTGCAACACTCAGTGCGCAAGTGATTTGTACGTTGTTAGGGATCGGGTTTATTGGTCGCTATTTACCCCAATCACAACAAAAAACGGATTTGAAATCGATCCTTTCTTGGCAGTCATTGAAAGGGGTAATTTTAGTTAATACTAATTTAATGATTCGAACTATTTGCCTGCTAGTTGTAACGAATCATTTTATTTCGATTGGTTCAAGTTTTAGTACTGAAGTATTGGCGGCCAATGCGGTACTGTTTCAAATCCATTACTTAATGGCGTATTTATTTGATGGTTTTGCTAATGCGTCAAGTGTATTTAGTGGTAAAGCTAAAGGCACCCAAAATATGGCGTTATACCAACAAACCTTGCGTTGGTCACTGCAAGCGTGTGTGATTTGTCCGGTGATATTAATTGCAATCTGGTTTGCTTTTGACACCACGATAATCCGATTATTAACCAATCAAAATGACATTATTAATCTTTGTCTACAATACCATTATTGGTTAGTTATTTTTCCGGTTGTGGTTGCTGGTGGATTGATCTATTACGGGGTGTTTTCAGGCATCAGTTATACATCTTCTATTCGTGATTCCATGATCCTTGCCCTTTTACTTTGGTTAATCGCTCAATCTATTTTTGTACCAATATGGGGCAATAACGGTTTGTGGTTTTCCTATATTTTATTTAGTTTAGGACGCACACTCTTTTTAGTGATTTGGATTAATCGATCGAAACAATATCTTATGCGTTGA
- a CDS encoding TonB-dependent hemoglobin/transferrin/lactoferrin family receptor, whose amino-acid sequence MSYKKVSILLLFMSFSSQAESVLEDKDTKQNIDEPNKPLTKNNMVNRDDIDDVITVIAGSSTQDELKKINSVIAGRSTLSSGLIEQKQSDNVAELLNTLPGVSAAGSVRPGGQTLNIWGFGKVEDVKIIVDGAQKGFQKYQQGSIFVEPELLKQVEVNKGPHDVKFGNGGFGGVIKMETKDAIDLLDPNQYLGALIKYSFHSNNHQNMVTSAVYGRTQDDMFDGLIYYTNRDSGNFKRPDGSRFEFSEDDMDSYMAKLNFRPNEEHTFTLSGIRSKRDSWQPWAAKYVEKMTPPTAAQIKKYGYKAAWLRKLVKRDQQDESAQFKWNYQPTYNPLINLTLHTTYSKTKQHDTRPNKYNPVASLGTMGNESWVSYTDKTIELENVSIFSTGAVDNALKIGLQAHLHDRDTLMYYKNYAKKPNYNNGYFQPAYMPSGKQQTYSFYIQDELSISDFVLSPSLRYDYVRNHGKKNYASAYNDPDPRYGHDYSPVTYSGWTPRFGSYWQTTQNVGFFGDISYAWQAPTIDENYEVQFTPKNGGSGKISATSRHLKKERNLSIRIGNILDFNNLILENDKLQVRSTLFRQRVTDEIFVTRGFNGSICGPGKACPLGQANYRNIPGKMIVKGFELETFYDSKYWFASATYSIQKGERDTAPQAPWMHHKTYVATIAPRTATLTTGFKIPDWNVRAGWNAQFVRKQDRTGLEDRNHDGLNDLGAYGLGRSSGYSIHNLFASWQPTFLPKAEIKLTIDNLFNKDYRLYLGENTYGLARNFKASVSYRF is encoded by the coding sequence ATGAGTTATAAAAAGGTAAGTATCTTATTACTCTTTATGAGTTTTTCTTCACAAGCTGAGTCTGTGCTTGAAGATAAAGATACAAAGCAAAATATTGATGAACCGAATAAACCATTAACGAAGAACAATATGGTTAATCGTGACGATATAGACGATGTGATTACTGTCATTGCCGGCTCATCAACGCAAGATGAATTAAAAAAAATAAATAGTGTTATTGCGGGACGATCAACACTTTCATCAGGGCTAATAGAACAAAAACAATCCGATAATGTTGCCGAATTGCTTAATACTTTACCCGGTGTGAGTGCTGCCGGTTCAGTTAGGCCAGGGGGGCAAACCTTAAATATATGGGGTTTTGGTAAAGTTGAAGATGTCAAAATTATTGTAGATGGTGCACAAAAAGGATTCCAAAAATATCAACAAGGATCGATTTTTGTTGAACCAGAACTTCTTAAACAAGTTGAAGTTAACAAAGGCCCACACGATGTGAAGTTTGGAAATGGCGGCTTTGGTGGCGTGATAAAAATGGAGACTAAAGATGCGATTGATCTGCTTGACCCCAATCAATACCTTGGCGCATTAATCAAATACAGTTTTCATTCAAACAATCATCAGAATATGGTGACAAGCGCAGTATATGGTCGAACACAAGATGACATGTTTGATGGTCTTATTTATTACACTAACCGAGACAGCGGTAATTTTAAACGTCCCGATGGCTCAAGATTTGAGTTTTCAGAAGATGACATGGATTCCTACATGGCGAAACTCAATTTTAGACCCAATGAAGAACACACTTTCACTCTATCAGGTATACGTTCAAAACGGGATTCATGGCAACCTTGGGCAGCCAAATATGTCGAAAAAATGACACCCCCGACCGCTGCACAAATTAAAAAATATGGATATAAAGCAGCATGGTTAAGAAAATTGGTAAAACGTGATCAGCAAGATGAATCCGCCCAATTTAAATGGAATTATCAGCCAACTTATAATCCGTTAATTAATTTGACGTTACACACCACTTATTCCAAAACTAAACAACATGATACTCGTCCTAATAAATACAATCCGGTGGCTTCATTAGGGACAATGGGTAACGAAAGTTGGGTTAGCTATACCGATAAAACTATCGAGCTTGAAAATGTCAGTATTTTTAGCACCGGCGCTGTCGATAATGCATTAAAAATTGGATTACAAGCACATCTACATGATCGTGATACGTTAATGTATTACAAAAATTATGCTAAAAAACCAAATTATAACAATGGTTATTTCCAACCGGCTTACATGCCTTCTGGTAAACAGCAAACTTATAGTTTTTATATTCAAGATGAACTTTCGATTAGTGATTTTGTCTTATCACCCAGCCTTCGATATGATTATGTCCGAAATCACGGTAAAAAGAATTATGCTTCAGCGTATAACGATCCCGATCCTCGTTATGGTCATGACTATTCACCCGTGACCTATTCAGGTTGGACACCACGCTTTGGATCCTATTGGCAAACCACCCAAAATGTCGGATTTTTTGGGGATATCAGTTATGCATGGCAAGCGCCAACTATTGATGAAAACTATGAAGTCCAGTTTACTCCTAAAAATGGAGGAAGCGGTAAAATTTCGGCAACTAGCCGTCATTTGAAAAAAGAGCGGAATTTATCAATTCGAATTGGGAATATTCTCGATTTTAATAATTTAATACTCGAAAATGATAAGTTACAAGTTCGTAGCACGTTATTTAGACAGCGTGTCACCGATGAGATTTTTGTTACTCGAGGATTCAATGGATCAATATGCGGTCCAGGCAAAGCGTGTCCGCTTGGGCAGGCAAATTATCGTAATATTCCGGGTAAAATGATTGTCAAAGGTTTTGAACTTGAAACGTTTTATGACAGTAAATATTGGTTTGCAAGTGCGACCTACTCAATCCAAAAAGGAGAACGAGATACAGCACCACAAGCACCATGGATGCATCATAAGACCTATGTCGCAACGATTGCACCACGCACCGCAACATTAACAACGGGGTTTAAAATTCCGGACTGGAATGTGAGAGCAGGGTGGAATGCCCAATTTGTACGAAAACAAGATCGCACAGGACTAGAAGACAGAAATCATGACGGATTAAATGATCTGGGCGCTTATGGATTAGGGCGATCGTCGGGGTATTCAATACACAATCTTTTTGCGAGTTGGCAACCGACTTTTCTGCCTAAAGCCGAAATTAAGTTAACCATTGATAATCTATTTAATAAAGATTATCGACTTTATTTAGGCGAAAACACCTATGGACTCGCCCGAAACTTTAAAGCAAGTGTTTCATACCGATTCTAA